CGCTATGTGGCCATTTGCAAGCCCCTGCTCTACACAGTCACCATGTCCCCGCAGGTCTGTTCTCTGCTGGCTATGATTGTATATGTGGGGGCATTTATTGGTGCCTGGGCCCATACAGGATGCATGCTGAGGTTGACCTTCTGTGATGCCAACAGCATCAATCACTACATGTGTGACATCCTCCCCCTCCTGGAGCTCTCCTGCACAAACACTCACCTCAATGAATTGGTGGTTCTCATTGTTGTGGGCTTTGATGTTGGTGTGCCCAGCCTCACTATCATTGTCTCCTACACTTTCATCCTTGCCAGCATCCTCCGCATCCGTTCCACGGAAGGAAGGTCCAAAGCCTTCAGCACTTGTAGCTCACATATAattgttgtttctgttttctttgggtcAGGGGCATTCATGTATCTTCATCCTTCTTCTGTTTTGTCTATGGACCAGGGGAAAGTGTCCACGGTTTTCTATACCATTGTGGTGCCTATGCTCAATCCTCTGATCTACAGCCTCAGGAATAAGGAGGTTAAGGTTGCTCTGAAAAAAACCTtgaatagaaaaacattttcctgAGCTGGAATAGTATTAATTATTATAAGAGAACGAACgtggctttcttttaaaattgtttttgttcctttatagaggttttttttatgttgaaagaaattaagtatAATAGAAAGAGTGTTGGACATGGAATTTGAAGGCCCAGGTTGAAAACCCTGCAAATGGGGGGCATCATATTACTTTATAGTGTTACTGGGATGAATAAATTAATGCAAATAGATGTTTGTAGAATAGTATTGGGGGCCGAATACTatgttctctcctctcttcctacTTATTcaacctctctctttctttcttcccattgtTTTCCTCTTATCCTGTAGAGAGAACATTCACAGACTGTCTTATCTTCCTGCGATCTCTATCATCATGAATGGCACTATCTTCTATTCAACTGCTCAGACTCCGAACTGGTGTCTTCCTTGATTCCTCTCTTTTTGCTTGTCCTCTATATCCAATTTATTAAGTACTGACAATTCTTGTTCTCCTCATGACACTATCATTTATCATCTGAAAACTGGCCTCCTGACAAGTCACTTCCTCTCTTGTCTTTATCCCTTGAAATCCGTTCTCTGCACTGCAACCAGAGTGTTCTTTCTATGCTTACCATAAGATCTCATGTACCTTAGTTTACTCTGTTCACTGCAGTTGTCTTCAAGGTAAAATAAAGTTCCCCATTATGTCTAACAAGGATCATATCTTGATCTTGGTCACATCCCTAGCCTGACTTTCTGTCATCATCACCTCCTCCTCCATGCCTTTATTCTAGTAGTCTACTAAACTCACAATGAACTTTCCCAAATTTATTAAATGCTTGTTCTTTTGCATGCTTCCCTACAAGCTCTGCTCTTAATCTGGAACACCCTCATGTACCCTCTTTGCCTCACTCAGCCTGTCCATCCTTTAGGTTTTAGATTATCCAGAACCTCTGGGAAGTCTTTCTGGACAGAAGGTAATGTTAGATGACCTTCAGTTATATGCTGGTAGCATTCTGTGTAGACCCTATTGAGGTATGGATCCCTTTGTACTCATATTCTTTTTCCCTTGAAATGTACAATCTGACTCTACTTAATTATAAGAAAACTTTAAGAAAGTCATTTGCAGGAAAATTTATAGTTAACCACAATGGAGTAGGTTATGTAAGAAAGACATATTTATCCAAGTTGGACTCtttaaaatgttaggaaaaaCATTTGAGAATGTTTAGGGTATAGGGGGTTTCCTCTTATCTTTCCCTATCTTTCcttgaaaattcatttttgctcATGGTCCCTCCATGGTTGGTTGGCTAtccttctatctatctatctatctatctatctatctatctatctatcatctatctattatctatatatctctatctatctatcatctatcatctatctattatctttttatttctatttttccagcACACTCTCATTACCAGTTTTTAACACTCTTCGTTTTCTGTTTATACTTCAGGTATCACCTGAAGGAAAACAACCGCCTAACCCATCTTATAAGGTTTAAGTGCTCTGTTTTGTATTACCCAGAGTGAAGTAGTCAGGCCTGCCACAGTAATGAGAACaattttcatatgcttttgtaATTGTCTGATTATATGTCTTCCCTGTGAGGAACGGCACCATGTATATTTATTCTCTCTTATACCCGTAATGGGTAGCAGAGTGTATAGCACTTAGTGAAAGCTTAGCAAGTATTGGTGGGACAAATGTATGCTGGcctatttgattttaaattttgagtcAAAAAGGGGATTTGGGGGGAGAAGAGTCACTCAAAAAATTGTTAGCACTTCTCCCTCCTACAgtgattttcttaatactttgctttcatattgcttttctttttccatcttctcttAAAGCACAGTGATGGAAAACAGAGattgatttggttttatttagaTGGCTGTATGTATGCAGGaactgggggaagggaggcagggaaggaactGGGGGAGGAGTTGGGCAGACTTCTAGCAGCAAAGTAGAGTAAGCTCACAGTTTCTGGTGTCAGACTACCTGGGTTTAAATTTCAGCTCAGTCATTTGCTAATTATGTGATTCTGAAAAAGTTACTTAACATTTCAAGATATCCATTTCCTcaactttaaaatgagaaaaataatagtgTTTATTTAAAAGGGTTTTTGCAAAGTTTGTTATCTTTTTGCTTGGGATGCAAACTATAGTACATGGGGTGTAGTTCAGTGTTCGCCACCGTATAGTAACGCCATTTCATTTCAGAACCTCAGATTAAGTAACCTGCAAAACAAGAGGCTTGGTTGGATTATGCCaggtattctatttatttaaaaaatcttgtgttAATTGTGTCTCAATTATTGACTTACACACTAATAAGATTGAACTGGACTAATAATTTACTACTTGGGTATGTGATAGAATCATTCAGGAAACATTTACAATTATGATCTCTTGGTTCCATCTCAGACCTACTCAATCAGAATATGTCTGTGGGCAGGATTCAGGAACATGCACCTTTggattattttcaaatgattatgATATTATTTGTGTAGATAACTGGTGATTTAGAACTttccactcttaaaaaaaaaaaaaaaaaaagaactttccacTCTTAACATTCTGTGATTCTAAAATTGTCTCTGAAGAAAGGAATATGTGGGCACTTAGAAACTTTACTGGAAAGGAGATTTTGTGGTGTCAGGTTAAACTAAGTGATCAATGTTCTCAGCATATAAGTAAATGGCAAATGATAAAATATGGTtaacaatacaagaaaaaaattcagccttaacagaaacaaaaaaatgtaaatttaaaacaacagtgagatgtAATTTTATTCTATCAAATTAGCAAAGATCTAAAAACTAGATCCAGTACTGGATGGGACTATAGACAAAAGGCATGTTGTGTACTTGTAATAGGAATGAAATGTATGATTTATTTTGGatgacagtattaaaaaaaaccctatgctTGTTCACTCTCTGACCCAGCAATTAAGCATTAGGAATTTAGTCCAACAATGTAATGAGTGATGTGTACAAAGATTTCCTTACTAGTTGTGGGGGAACTTGAATGAATACCTTCCTGATGTGACTGAGTATGCAAACTAGACTGTCATTCTGGCACTTCATTTGTAAAGAATTCATTtagggtgcctcagtcagttaagtgtctgacttttgattttggctcagatcgtggtCTCAGACTtgtgtgattgagtcccacatggggctctgcactgagcctgcagtttacctgagattctctctctcctcttcctctgcccctctcctatGCTTACACACtctttccctaaaaataaataaaatattttaaagaagaatacaTTTATAAAGGATTTCCCATGACCAAATTAATAAAACACCATGAAATTGTGTACTCATGAAATTCACTGTTGAAATCAActtatgattttcatttattaatagaCATTTCAACATCTACTTACATTTTAAACAGACTTCTTTTCTTACTATGgaattttcttcaactttttattGGTCTGAGAATACAGTAACCATTCCAAACCACAGGAAATATATTAAACAAGGGGAGAAATGGAAGGCaacattttttacttaatatttatctGATAGCTAAAAGCTATCTCTACATCTCTTTTCTTCCCAATTCCTCCTGGGATTTTCCAGCTGTAATGGCAAAAAAAGTAAGCTATAATTAATTTGCAGGCAAGTACGTTGActatttcacctttatttcttaattataattAAGTCTAAAACGTATGAATAGGGATGAAGGTGTTAGGCTGTGGCATATTCTAGaagcttaaaaatttttaaatgaataaattacaatATATATGGACATTCATCTAAGTATTGTTTGTGTGAAATGAGAAACATAAATGTTCAACAGTAGACAATTGATTAAACAGCATGGAAGAAGCATTCAATTAGAAActagattttgaaatttatattgtAGAAAACATTAGAATGAAAAAAGGTGTATGTACTATATACATTGCATGGTAAAGAAATCAAATTGCAAATATTATGTAGAAGATTAtctcagttttcaaaaaaatgcattatatatgtgtgtgagtgtgtgtaatGTATTAATaggtgtatgcacacacatatatattatgtacttacatatatatgcatgttttttcttggaaaatttgCAGATTTACTGAGATTAACTATTgcactttgtattatttttatactttccaCAATGGTCAtgtattagttttagaaagagagggacaAAAACCCTATAAGATGACAAAGCAAACTTTAAAACTGGAGAATGCCTGGATGACCTAGGGTTTGGCAATGCCTTCTTAGATACAACACAAAAGGCACAATCTACATAAAAAGAATTGATACACTGGAcctcactaaaattaaaaatttctgttctttgaaatataccatttttgagaatgaaaagacaagccacagactgggagaaaatatttgtagagacatatccaataaaagactcacccaaaatatacaaagaattcttgaaacttaataagaaaatgaacacctcggtttaaaaaaaatgggcaaaagacctgaacctCAAGAGAAGATATACTATGGCAAATAAGTATAAAAGGGTGCttaacatcatatgtcattatgGAGTTGCAAATTTAAACAATAATTagacacctgttagaatggctaaaatccaaaacactaacACTAAATACTGGCAGGAATGGGGAGCAAAAAGAACCCTCATTCATTAccgataaaaatagaaaatggtatagttactttggaagacaatttagtggtttcttacaaaactgatTATACACCATTTGATTCAGCAGTTGTGTCCCAAGGTACTTACCTAACAgtattgaaaacttatgtctacacaaaaaccctCACCTGATGTTcacagaagctttattcataattgccaaaccttggaaacaaccaagatgtccttcaaaaggtgaatggataaataaactgtggtacagcACCAAAAGACATGGGCTATCATGTACAAAACACATGAAACAGCCATAAATGCatattaccaagtgaaagaagccaatctgaaaaagctcCATACTGTATGGTTCCAAATGTATGacaatctggaaaaggcaaaagtacaGAGATAGTAAAAATATCAGTAGTTGCCACAAGGGTTTGGGAGGAGGGATAGATGCATAGGTGGAGCACAGGggaattttagggcagtgaacCTACTTTGCATAATACTATGATGGTAGTTACATGCCATTATACATTTATCAGACCCATAGCATCACAACACAAAATTACCCTAATGTAAGTATGGGCTTGAGGTGATAAGGATGTGTCAGTGTTGGCTTGCCTGTTGTAATAAGTGCACTACTACAGTGCACTATGTAGACAGTGGAGGAgggtgtgcatgtgcatggaTAGGGATATCTGGGTTCACAGATGGGCTGCACTTTCCACTCAgctttgctgtgaacctaaaagtgctctaaaaaatgaagtctattaAACATGAAAGAAGACAGTGctaagaggagaaggaaagacaaGGCAGATGTTAGAGGATGAACAAGCAATAGAACTACATGAACTACATTGAGGGACTTAGTTGGGCATATTGATAAGCTGCGAGGAAGTAGCCTGTAGAGAAGGGAGAAGCTGAACCTTGAGAATGAGCAGGGACGATTGCCTGAGTAACATATCCTGCAGACACAGGAGATCATGTAGGAAGCTGGATTATCCTTGGATGGGAGTGGACGCCTTTGGTAGTATTTTCAACACCTCCATccctttgtctttctccatcaaaTAAGAGAAAGGGATTACCACCCACTAGTGGTGGTAAAGAGATGGGACctctggagagggaggggaaggtttaaaataaactataaaggGGGCTGAGATGACAGGGGGTTGGGTTAGCTGAGGTCAGAGGCTTTGTGGGCATAGACTTGTAATGCTCAGCACCGGCGGTGAATGACTGGGAAACTCCATTTACTGTGAAAGAAGGGCTTTCAGAGGGAGGAAAGCAGGAAGCCTGTAGCTAGGACTGTACCTGTGTCCCACTTGGGCATTCACATACTaatttatatactaataatgcaactcaatgaaaattcattttgtacatttttcatGAAGTGATGCTTAGTTTTCCTAAATCACTGAACATATGCAATTTGACAAGTTTGTGTGAAAGTGGTGGACAGCAAATGTGTCCTAACGAATAGATCTATTTAATagtgcttatatattttttaagattcatttatttatttatgagaggcacagagagagagagagaggcagaaacataggcagaaggagaagcaggctcctgtggggagccccatgtaggactcaatcccaggaccccgggatcacgacctgagccaaaggcagatgctcaactatggagccacccaggtgcccctaatagtGCTTATAATGAATCCATTTGTGCaatttaagatttactttatttaacCATGAGTGAATTACCTGTGATTCTCCACCCCCAAATCCCCCACAAGGCACCCAGCATTTCTTTAAGAAGGCACTCTTGGAAATTAAGACTCCAAGGGGATTTCCTGTTTTGTGGGATGAATTATTATCAAAGATTTGctcttaatgataaaaataaaggctAAGTAGCAAATAACCACTGTGCCAtacaatatgataaaaata
The Vulpes lagopus strain Blue_001 chromosome 10, ASM1834538v1, whole genome shotgun sequence genome window above contains:
- the LOC121500147 gene encoding olfactory receptor 145-like; amino-acid sequence: MDMGNSSLVTEFILVGLTKYSEIQLPLFFLFLGIYIVTVTGNLGLVTLIGLNSHLHTPMYYFLFNLSFIDLCYSSVITPKLLVNFVSKLNTISYAGCMTQLFFYCFFVSAECYVLTVMAYDRYVAICKPLLYTVTMSPQVCSLLAMIVYVGAFIGAWAHTGCMLRLTFCDANSINHYMCDILPLLELSCTNTHLNELVVLIVVGFDVGVPSLTIIVSYTFILASILRIRSTEGRSKAFSTCSSHIIVVSVFFGSGAFMYLHPSSVLSMDQGKVSTVFYTIVVPMLNPLIYSLRNKEVKVALKKTLNRKTFS